One region of Maribacter dokdonensis DSW-8 genomic DNA includes:
- a CDS encoding DUF4159 domain-containing protein: MSNEFFFTRLQYESGDWDVDQRMPSNLLNSLVEYTTLKVDTQEKIITLASDDIFKSPFCYISGHKLVEFTKKEKENFEKYVRNGGFVFADDCNHDIDGLFAKSFERQMEEIFGPSELKKIPNDHEIYTMFFDFEDGPPTTSQELNGWGDDLVHDYLKAIVINGRIGVLYSNKDYGCEWDYDFRNKRWYKIDNTRFGVNIVMYALTS; encoded by the coding sequence TTGAGCAACGAATTTTTCTTTACGAGATTACAGTATGAGTCCGGCGACTGGGATGTGGATCAGCGCATGCCATCCAATCTGTTGAACTCATTGGTTGAGTACACCACCTTGAAAGTAGATACGCAAGAAAAGATAATCACCTTGGCAAGCGATGATATTTTTAAGAGTCCGTTTTGCTATATCTCAGGTCATAAGTTGGTGGAGTTCACTAAAAAGGAAAAAGAGAATTTTGAGAAGTATGTGCGCAACGGAGGCTTTGTTTTTGCCGATGACTGCAATCATGATATAGACGGCTTGTTTGCAAAATCTTTCGAGCGACAAATGGAAGAAATATTTGGTCCGTCCGAATTAAAAAAAATACCCAATGACCATGAAATCTATACCATGTTCTTTGATTTTGAAGACGGTCCGCCCACCACATCGCAAGAGCTGAACGGCTGGGGCGATGATTTGGTGCATGATTATTTAAAGGCAATAGTCATCAATGGTAGAATAGGAGTGCTGTACAGTAATAAGGATTACGGTTGCGAGTGGGATTATGATTTTAGAAACAAACGTTGGTACAAAATAGACAATACACGGTTTGGGGTCAACATTGTCATGTATGCCCTAACCTCATAA
- a CDS encoding AAA family ATPase produces the protein MDKELQRIADEVEMLSGKLSALKQEIGKVIIGQEETVSQLLITFLAGGHALLEGVPGLAKTLMIRTLANAIDLKFKRIQFTPDLMPSDIIGTEILEEDHTTGKKFFKFNKGPIFSNIILADEINRTPPKTQAALLEAMQEFEVTYGDKTYPLDKPFFILATQNPIEQSGTFVLPEAQQDRFLLYIKIGYPTQQDEEAILKATTGTFKKKLNRVISGDDIVRLQQLVREVSISDALISFVSDIIRATRPETTTDAYVKDWVDWGAGPRAGQAMILTAKANALLEGRLAVTLDDIKAVALPVLRHRVLVNFRAEAEGITSDNVATHLLSAIQLRGK, from the coding sequence ATGGATAAAGAATTACAACGCATTGCAGATGAGGTAGAAATGCTTTCCGGTAAATTAAGTGCCTTAAAGCAAGAAATCGGGAAAGTGATTATTGGGCAAGAAGAAACCGTATCACAATTACTAATCACGTTTTTAGCCGGTGGTCATGCATTGTTAGAAGGGGTTCCCGGTTTGGCAAAAACACTAATGATCAGGACTTTGGCAAATGCCATCGATTTAAAGTTTAAAAGAATACAGTTTACGCCGGATCTAATGCCTTCGGATATTATTGGGACAGAGATTTTAGAAGAAGACCATACTACGGGCAAAAAGTTCTTTAAGTTTAATAAGGGTCCTATTTTCTCTAATATTATCCTTGCGGATGAAATTAACCGTACACCACCAAAAACACAAGCTGCATTGTTGGAAGCTATGCAGGAGTTTGAGGTAACTTACGGAGATAAAACCTATCCGTTAGATAAGCCATTCTTTATTCTGGCTACACAAAACCCAATAGAACAATCAGGAACATTTGTTTTACCCGAAGCACAGCAAGACAGATTCTTGTTGTACATAAAAATAGGATATCCAACACAGCAAGATGAAGAAGCTATTTTAAAAGCGACAACGGGTACTTTTAAAAAGAAATTGAACCGAGTAATATCGGGTGATGATATCGTGCGTTTACAGCAGCTGGTAAGAGAGGTATCGATCAGTGATGCGCTCATCAGTTTTGTGAGTGATATCATCAGGGCAACCCGCCCAGAAACCACGACCGATGCGTATGTAAAAGACTGGGTAGATTGGGGTGCAGGTCCGCGTGCTGGTCAAGCTATGATTTTAACGGCAAAGGCTAATGCCTTGTTAGAAGGTAGGTTAGCGGTAACATTAGATGATATTAAAGCAGTGGCATTGCCCGTACTTAGACATAGGGTTTTAGTGAATTTCAGGGCAGAAGCGGAAGGCATTACGTCTGATAATGTGGCAACCCATTTACTGAGTGCCATTCAACTAAGAGGTAAATAA
- a CDS encoding DUF58 domain-containing protein produces the protein MAKQDYQDLLKPEVINTVEGLSLISRIVVEGFTAGLNRSASVGPGMEFSQYRGYEPGDDLRLLDWKMLARSGRYYIKQSEIESQVIIKFIVDTSASMLHKETELSKVDFVRVLVATLAYLAHKQGDAVGLFALNEKDAVSIYPKADKKHYNRLLLELIKLSNTGKWPAAHISNKRIPNRGGKELIFFLTDMYETGEEISKFIKGLKSAKNEVVVLQIMGAAEMDFNYGANITFEDWETGARIKVDTQQAKTEYLIALENRLKCIKEELLSNGIDHHVFRMDAPLGEALQLFLKQRKRIG, from the coding sequence ATGGCAAAACAGGACTATCAAGATTTATTAAAACCAGAGGTCATCAATACAGTTGAGGGACTTTCCTTAATATCGCGCATTGTGGTAGAGGGCTTTACGGCGGGTTTAAATAGAAGTGCCAGTGTGGGTCCTGGAATGGAATTTAGTCAGTACAGAGGTTATGAGCCCGGTGACGATTTACGGCTGTTGGATTGGAAAATGTTGGCACGATCGGGCAGGTATTACATCAAACAGTCAGAAATTGAGAGTCAGGTAATCATTAAGTTTATTGTAGATACCAGTGCATCTATGTTGCACAAAGAAACCGAATTGTCAAAGGTGGATTTTGTTCGCGTGTTGGTGGCTACCTTAGCGTATTTGGCGCATAAGCAAGGTGATGCCGTGGGCTTATTCGCTTTAAATGAAAAAGATGCAGTTAGCATATATCCTAAAGCGGATAAAAAGCATTACAACAGGTTGCTTTTAGAGTTGATTAAACTCTCAAACACTGGAAAGTGGCCGGCAGCCCATATTTCAAACAAACGCATTCCGAACAGAGGAGGGAAGGAGCTAATTTTTTTCTTGACGGATATGTATGAAACCGGTGAAGAGATTTCAAAATTTATAAAGGGACTAAAATCTGCCAAGAACGAGGTGGTGGTTTTGCAAATTATGGGTGCTGCGGAAATGGATTTCAATTACGGTGCTAATATCACCTTTGAGGATTGGGAAACTGGGGCAAGAATAAAGGTAGATACGCAGCAGGCAAAAACCGAATACTTGATTGCTCTTGAAAACAGATTGAAATGTATAAAAGAAGAATTGCTGTCTAACGGAATAGACCATCATGTGTTTAGAATGGATGCACCTTTGGGCGAAGCGCTTCAGTTATTTTTAAAACAACGAAAAAGAATCGGTTAG